The proteins below are encoded in one region of Styela clava chromosome 4, kaStyClav1.hap1.2, whole genome shotgun sequence:
- the LOC120327047 gene encoding uncharacterized protein LOC120327047 has translation MKMKATICVLLLVMLVFDQVESGWFRRGWRKIKRGAKSVWRKAKRVAKKVWKKVKKPLAGAAKKWATGALLGLLWDMKELQEKDQASYDEIMENLHQMIADETNVEFATDFMKELDEFVNMDEDERLFKLKNEVFVNDNENEYEEQDVLFE, from the exons ATGAAAATGAAAGCTACCATTTGTGTTCTTCTACTGGTCATGCTGGTGTTTGATCAAGTGGAGTCGGGATGGTTTCGTCGTGGTTGGAGGAAAATAAAACGTGGAGCTAAAAGTGTATGGAGAAAGGCAAAACGCGTTGCAAAGAAAGTTTGGAAAAAAGTGAAGAAACC ATTGGCTGGAGCCGCCAAGAAGTGGGCAACTGGGGCGTTACTTGGCCTTTTGTGGGATATGAAAGAGCTACAGGAGAAG GATCAGGCGTCCTATGACGAGATAATGGAAAATCTCCACCAGATGATCGCAGATGAAACCAACGTTGAATTTGCAACAGATTTCATGAAGGAACTGGATGAGTTTGTGAACATGGATGAAG ACGAACGTCTTTTCAAGCTCAAAAACGAGGTTTTCGTCAATGACAATGAAAACGAGTATGAGGAACAAGATGTACTTTTTGAATAA
- the LOC120327039 gene encoding uncharacterized protein LOC120327039 has translation MKLKATIFVILLAMLVLDQVESGWFRRGWRKIKRGTKKVWRKAKHVAKKVWKKAKKSLTGAAKKWAIAKLQSFAGDMKKLQEKDQASYDEIMENLHQVIADETNIEFATDFAKGLDEFVNMDEDERFFKLKNEIFSNDNQSEYEEDDVLVE, from the exons ATGAAATTGAAAGCGACCATTTTTGTTATTCTGCTGGCTATGCTGGTGCTTGATCAAGTGGAGTCAGGATGGTTTCGTCGTGGGTGGAGAAAAATCAAACGCGGAACAAAAAAAGTATGGAGAAAGGCAAAACATGTTGCAAAGAAAGTTTGGAAAAAAGCGAAGAAATC ATTGACTGGAGCGGCCAAGAAATGGGCGATTGCAAAGCTACAGAGTTTTGCAGGAGATATGAAAAAGCTACAAGAGAAG GATCAAGCATCATACGACGAAATAATGGAAAATCTCCACCAGGTGATTGCGGATGAAACCAACATTGAATTTGCAACAGATTTTGCGAAAGGACTGGATGAGTTTGTGAACATGGATGAAG ACGAACGCTTTTTCAAACTCAAAAATGAGATTTTCAGCAATGACAATCAAAGCGAGTATGAAGAAGACGATGTACTTGTCGAATAG
- the LOC144422228 gene encoding prolyl 4-hydroxylase subunit alpha-2-like, translating into MKRKLIGAFLIFLLGIISAATENKYGWHSTAFQFQEMMKKDLDMLRQLKNDLDHERNILSNLKQKATYELENNIPMLDDDSSGEKFNEQLHEDVQDFKNKEIFSDLKEKLNIFPNFTDRYAVLENLFLVQRLYKLKTKDLAQGNINGFPVKYNMTANDCADMGDIATGKKVIDLCLEWYNETLERILAGSPCKHSEKLVRDGIKHEEDLLKCKKLCRDGKPILPIDINQYKCYLWDNFRDPWLILQPYKMEVLTDNPNIARFYDVVSDYEIEELKSFCMDHFASAKTVLDKTQVTKIGSSRIAHNCWLSDGGDTLKKISDRIGHLTGLDMSPSEMLQVATYGIGGHYVPHFDWHKKNETEEYTFSNRIGTFMLYLSDVEQGGSTIFLHPGLAVPPVKGSALFWHNLDKSGSLDNRTKHSACHVLVGNKWVANKWIRETKKEMCKKTEYIGRIV; encoded by the coding sequence ATGAAAAGAAAACTAATTGGAGCATTTTTGATCTTTTTGCTCGGGATAATTTCTGCAGCGACTGAAAACAAATATGGCTGGCACAGCACAGCCTTTCAATTTCAGGAAATGATGAAAAAAGACTTGGACATGTTGAGgcaattgaaaaatgatttaGATCACGAAAggaatattttatcaaatctaaAACAGAAGGCGACATATGAGCTTGAAAATAATATTCCGATGTTAGACGATGATTCCTCCGGAGAGAAATTTAATGAACAACTTCATGAGGACGTTCAAGACTTTAAAAATAAGGAAATATTTTCtgatttgaaagaaaaattaaacattttccCCAATTTTACAGACAGGTACGCCGTGctggaaaatttgtttttggttCAACGACTGtacaaattgaaaacaaaagacCTGGCCCAGGGTAATATCAATGGCTTTCCCGTCAAGTATAACATGACAGCTAATGATTGTGCGGATATGGGTGACATTGCGACCGGCAAAAAAGTTATTGACCTATGTCTTGAATGGTACAACGAAACATTGGAACGTATATTAGCAGGATCTCCATGTAAACATAGCGAGAAGCTTGTTAGAGATGGTATAAAACACGAAGAAGACTTATTGAAATGCAAGAAATTATGCCGAGATGGTAAACCAATCTTGCCAATTGATATAAACCAATACAAATGCTACTTGTGGGACAATTTTCGAGATCCATGGCTAATTTTGCAGCCCTACAAAATGGAAGTTCTAACCGACAACCCCAATATCGCTCGTTTTTATGACGTTGTATCCGATTATGAAATTGAAGAACTGAAAAGTTTTTGCATGGATCATTTTGCCAGCGCTAAAACGGTTTTAGATAAAACACAAGTAACAAAAATTGGGTCTTCCAGAATTGCACATAATTGTTGGCTTTCGGACGGTGGCGACACATTGAAAAAGATTTCCGATCGTATAGGGCATTTAACCGGTCTAGATATGTCACCCTCAGAAATGCTCCAAGTGGCAACCTATGGAATCGGTGGGCATTATGTTCCGCACTTTGACTGGCACAAGAAAAATGAAACGGAGGAATACACTTTTTCAAATCGTATAGGTACTTTTATGCTTTATTTATCGGATGTAGAGCAAGGAGGGTCTACTATATTTCTACATCCCGGCCTTGCTGTTCCCCCAGTCAAAGGAAGCGCCCTGTTTTGGCACAATTTGGATAAATCAGGTTCATTAGACAACAGAACAAAACATTCCGCCTGTCATGTTCTTGTTGGAAATAAATGGGTGGCAAATAAATGGATAAGAGAAACGAAAAAAGAAATGTGTAAAAAGACTGAATACATAGGAAGAATCGTGTAA